A stretch of DNA from Macrotis lagotis isolate mMagLag1 chromosome X, bilby.v1.9.chrom.fasta, whole genome shotgun sequence:
TGACTTAGCAGTGATATAGCAGGCAAAATAACCTAAAGAAAATTTAACCTCCATTAAAGGAGACAAAACTCTAATAAGAAGGAGAGTATTCCAATGTCTTTAACCATACTAAGATTTCATCTGAAATTTTGGGCTTAGTTCTAGGTACCACAATATAGAGAGAACATTCATAATGTGGACAGAATGCAAAAGTGAGGAACCAGAATAAAAACGGACCTATTTAGATCATGTTAAGGAAATGGAGCAACTTGGCCTATAGGAGAGAAAAAATACTAATATGGGCTTcctcttttcaaatatttaaagaaatgttaTATGAGATAGCAAATGCATTTGTTCTGCAAATAATCAAAGGGCAGTATAAAAGTACTGGATGAAACTTGAAAACTGAGTGGTTTTGactcaataaaaaagaatatgacaaTGAATACAGAGAACTCCTtaagagagcagagagatttcttttCCATGGAAGTCCTCAAGATAAGGCAAAAGGTCCACTTGTCAGCTATATTTTTGTGTCAGATTTTTTTGTGGCTTAAAAGTTTGTCCTAGGAGTCTTATAAGTTTCCTTTCAATCTTCTGTGATTTTAGGATTTCAGTTGAAGAATGAGCAACTCAAACACTTTAGTCATAACAAGCAATTGTATACTCTCTTGTTGCACTGTCTTGCCCCTATTATCTAATTCTTGATGCCATTACTTAATGGTCATTGatgctgaggaaaaaaaaatttaactgatattcataaaatgatcaattttaaatTTGGTTCTTCATGTTTCAAAGGCTGCCTGAATTGGAAGAAATCTTAAATATCATTAATTACAAGACTTGATATTTGGTGGAATGTGGAAGTAGTGACTAATCCAATATCACAATGGTACTAAGTGACAGAGACAGTgacaaaaaattgaaattctaaaTCTGAGCCTGGTTAGAAttagaattctttcaattttttacaCAAAGATAACTGGATTTTCTTGTCATggttttcaaacttttctttgcCAGCAGGAAAGTCATTCCCATGGTATCAGAAAACCAAACAGAATTCACTGAATTTGTCCTCTTGCGATTTTCTGAGAAGCCAAATCAACAAGACGCCCTCTTTGGGCTGTTTTTGGGTATCTATTTGGTCGCAGTTGTTGGCAACCTGCTCATAATCTTGGCTATTGGCATTGACTCTCACCTCCATACCCCCATGTACTTCTTTCTTTTCAACTTATCCTTTGTGGATATCTGTGCGGTATCCACTACAGTCCCCAAGATGTTGATGAGCATCATCACACAAAACAAGTCCATCCCCTATGCGGACTGTCTCATTCAGATgtatttttttatggtttttgttaGTATGGACCATTTCCTTCTCACTGCAATGGCTTATGATCGTTTTGTGGCTATCTGTCACCCACTACGCTATACAACCATCATGAATGCTCGACTTTGTACACAGTTGTTGATGTTCTCCTGGTTAATAAGCTTTCTAGATTCCCTTGTTCACTGTTTGATGGTAACACGTCTCTCCTTTTGTACAGACCGTGAAATTCAACACTTCTTTTGTGATCTTGCTGAGGTTCTGAAACTATCTTGTTCTGACACTCTCATCAATTATGTCTTGTTATATTGTGTTGCTGTACTTCTTGGTTTTATCCCCATCTCAGGAATCCTTTACTCATATAGTAAGATCTGTTCTTCCATTTTGAAAATCCCTTCTGCTCAGGGTAAGTATAAAGCCTTTTCAACCTGTGGATCTCACCTCTCTGTTGTTTCTTTATTCTATAGCACAGGTTTTGGAGTTTATTTGAGTTCCTCAACTACCCAGTCTTTCTGGAAGAGTGCAATAGCCTCAGCAATGTATACTGTAGTCACTCCCATGCTGAACCCCTTCATCTATACATTAAGAAATAAGGACATAAAAGATGCCCTCAGAAAGATCATTAGGAGAATAGCTTTTTCCCAAGGATGAGTTAGTTCCTGGTCCTTAGAATTGTTCACAAAAACTTCTGGGTGAAATTTGGGACAGATAAATTTAGGATTTATCAATTTTCTTCTCAAATCCAAATTCTTCACTCAAAATTGTGATTTTCTACAAGGACAGGTCTGACTTTGTCACACCTCTTATTCAGTAAATGTTAGTGATTGCCTATTccctccaagatcaaatagaaaatcctctattttaGATTCAAATCTCTTCATAGTCTAGTCCCTTATTATGTTTCCAATCTTCTATTTTCTTACTCCATAATATGAACTCATAGCTTCAATGGCACTAGCCACTTTTGCTGgtccatgaacaagacactttatttcttagttctGGGAATTTTCTAAAGCTGTTCTTCATGTTTCTAATGCTTTCCTCTATTCACCTGTGCCTACaggtttcttttgtttcattttaagtcatatttttaaaaatccctttttatctGGGAGATTTCAATaaatcctcttaattctagtcctTTTTCacttaatgatttcctatttatcctatatatagcttatctctttatatttgtttatatattatctctACCATTAGATTGGGATATCCTGAAGATCAGGAACtgatttttgcctcatttttatcGCCCCCCCCACCAGAGCTTAGTATCATCCCTGTAACattataggtgcttaataaatattggttgatgCGTCTCAAGGTTTCTACTTTA
This window harbors:
- the LOC141499512 gene encoding olfactory receptor 7D4-like, producing MVFKLFFASRKVIPMVSENQTEFTEFVLLRFSEKPNQQDALFGLFLGIYLVAVVGNLLIILAIGIDSHLHTPMYFFLFNLSFVDICAVSTTVPKMLMSIITQNKSIPYADCLIQMYFFMVFVSMDHFLLTAMAYDRFVAICHPLRYTTIMNARLCTQLLMFSWLISFLDSLVHCLMVTRLSFCTDREIQHFFCDLAEVLKLSCSDTLINYVLLYCVAVLLGFIPISGILYSYSKICSSILKIPSAQGKYKAFSTCGSHLSVVSLFYSTGFGVYLSSSTTQSFWKSAIASAMYTVVTPMLNPFIYTLRNKDIKDALRKIIAWESKIPCLLH